The proteins below come from a single Terriglobales bacterium genomic window:
- a CDS encoding PIG-L deacetylase family protein has translation MLPLSLPLVADRPLKVLCLGSHSDDIEIGCGGAVLELIAGRKNLQFTWVVFSSGGGARETEARASADLFLQGVRQKEVLVHGFRDSFFPSDFPKIKETFEELKRVTPDLVLTHSRKDAHQDHRVVAELTWNTFRNHLVLEYEIPKYDGDLGQPNVFMPLRAASYQNKVNYLMEAFASQRSKRWFQPETFMGLMRLRGMECNAESGYAEAFYGRKVTLGL, from the coding sequence ATGCTTCCGCTAAGCCTGCCGCTCGTCGCCGACCGTCCGCTCAAGGTGCTCTGCCTTGGCTCGCATTCTGATGACATCGAGATCGGCTGCGGCGGCGCCGTCCTGGAACTGATCGCCGGCCGAAAGAACTTGCAATTCACCTGGGTCGTGTTCAGCTCCGGCGGCGGCGCCCGCGAAACTGAAGCTCGCGCCAGCGCCGACCTGTTTCTCCAGGGTGTAAGGCAAAAAGAAGTGCTCGTCCACGGATTTCGCGACAGCTTTTTCCCGTCCGACTTCCCGAAAATCAAAGAAACGTTCGAAGAGCTCAAGCGCGTAACGCCCGACCTGGTCCTGACGCACAGCCGCAAGGACGCGCACCAGGACCATCGCGTGGTCGCCGAGTTGACCTGGAACACATTCCGCAACCACCTTGTGCTCGAGTACGAGATTCCCAAATACGACGGCGACCTCGGGCAGCCCAACGTTTTCATGCCGCTGCGCGCCGCGTCGTACCAGAACAAAGTGAACTACCTGATGGAAGCCTTCGCCTCGCAGCGCAGCAAACGCTGGTTCCAGCCCGAAACCTTCATGGGCCTCATGCGCCTGCGCGGCATGGAGTGCAACGCCGAGAGTGGCTACGCGGAGGCGTTCTACGGAAGGAAAGTGACGCTGGGGCTTTAA
- the rfbC gene encoding dTDP-4-dehydrorhamnose 3,5-epimerase has translation MIFTETRLKGAFTIDIEKREDNRGFFARAFCQNEFAQHGLKPVIAQGNVAFNAKKGTLRGMHFQFPPSAETKLVRCTRGAILDIIVDLRPESPTYLQHIEVELSEDNYRALYVPERFAHGYQALRDNTETSYQVGEFYTPGSEGGLLYNDPRLGLKWPLPISVISDKDKMWKPLAEQEQEMKQRMSLEPARV, from the coding sequence ATGATCTTCACGGAAACCAGGCTGAAGGGTGCGTTCACCATTGACATTGAGAAGCGCGAAGACAATCGCGGTTTCTTTGCCCGCGCATTCTGCCAGAACGAATTTGCCCAGCACGGCCTGAAGCCGGTCATCGCGCAGGGCAACGTGGCGTTCAACGCCAAGAAGGGCACGCTGCGCGGCATGCACTTCCAGTTCCCGCCCAGCGCCGAGACCAAACTGGTGCGCTGCACGCGCGGCGCGATCCTCGACATCATCGTAGACCTGCGGCCCGAGAGTCCAACTTACCTGCAGCACATCGAGGTCGAACTCAGCGAAGACAACTATCGCGCGCTCTATGTTCCGGAGCGCTTCGCGCACGGCTACCAGGCGCTGCGCGACAACACCGAAACCAGTTATCAGGTAGGCGAGTTCTATACGCCGGGCAGCGAGGGCGGGTTGCTGTACAACGATCCGCGCCTCGGACTGAAGTGGCCGCTGCCGATTTCCGTGATCTCCGACAAAGACAAGATGTGGAAGCCTCTGGCTGAACAGGAACAGGAAATGAAGCAACGCATGAGCCTGGAGCCGGCGCGCGTATAG
- a CDS encoding glucose-1-phosphate cytidylyltransferase, which translates to MKVVLFCGGLGMRIRDAEDIPKPMVHIGYRPILWHVMKYYAHFGHKDFILCLGYRADAVKNYFLNYNECASNDFVLSGGGKDLKLINSDIHDWRITFADTGISSNIGQRLKAVQKYLEGEEEFLANYSDGLTDLPLPQQLDHFHQHGKVASFLCVRPNLSYHIVSLQGGKDSLVSGIHPINNGSMRINGGFFIFKKEIFNYIRDGEELVIEPFQRLAAEKRLIGYAYDGFWASMDTFKDKQQLEGLCSSGTAPWEVWKSNGRGTKTAKASD; encoded by the coding sequence ATGAAGGTCGTTCTATTTTGCGGCGGTCTGGGAATGCGCATCCGCGATGCGGAGGACATTCCCAAGCCCATGGTGCACATCGGCTATCGGCCGATCCTGTGGCACGTGATGAAGTACTACGCCCACTTTGGGCACAAAGACTTCATCCTCTGCCTCGGGTATCGCGCCGACGCCGTGAAGAATTACTTCCTGAATTACAACGAGTGCGCCTCGAACGATTTTGTCCTGTCAGGCGGCGGGAAAGACCTGAAGCTGATCAACAGCGACATTCACGACTGGCGCATCACCTTCGCCGACACCGGCATCAGCTCCAACATCGGCCAGCGCCTGAAGGCGGTCCAGAAATATCTCGAGGGCGAAGAAGAATTCCTCGCCAACTACAGTGATGGCCTGACCGATTTGCCGCTGCCGCAGCAGCTCGATCACTTCCATCAGCACGGCAAAGTGGCCAGTTTCCTGTGTGTGCGCCCGAACCTGAGCTACCACATTGTTTCGCTGCAGGGCGGCAAAGACAGCCTGGTCTCCGGCATTCACCCCATCAACAACGGTTCCATGCGCATCAATGGCGGCTTCTTCATTTTCAAAAAGGAGATCTTCAACTACATCCGCGACGGGGAAGAGCTGGTCATCGAGCCGTTCCAGCGCCTGGCGGCGGAGAAGCGCCTCATCGGCTACGCCTACGACGGCTTTTGGGCAAGCATGGATACGTTCAAGGACAAGCAGCAGCTCGAAGGTTTGTGCAGTAGCGGGACCGCGCCGTGGGAAGTCTGGAAAAGCAACGGTCGCGGTACCAAGACGGCCAAGGCCTCAGACTGA
- a CDS encoding SDR family oxidoreductase has product MKVLLTGHKGYIGAVAAPMLLAAGHEVVGLDTDLFAGCDLGRTLPDLIPGIRKDLRDLSRSDLAGFDAVFHLAALSNDPLGNLARELTYDINWRASVRLAELAKAAGVKRFVFSSSCSTYGASGDEMLDETAPLAPVTAYAESKVYVERDVAKLADDNFSPTYMRNATAYGASPRLRLDLVLNDFVAAAYTTGKIFIKSDGSPWRPIVHIQDIIGAAIAVLAAPREVVHNQTFNVGRSDENYRIRELADIVLQTVPGSTVEYAAGGGPDKRCYRVTFAKINRMVPGFVAQWTARKGAQELYDAYRAAGLTREEVAAGRYTRLVQIQKLMKSEQLDASLRWTAAAAAPAVS; this is encoded by the coding sequence ATGAAAGTACTGTTGACCGGGCACAAAGGCTATATCGGCGCCGTGGCAGCGCCCATGTTACTCGCCGCCGGCCACGAGGTGGTCGGGCTCGACACCGACCTGTTTGCCGGATGCGACCTGGGCCGCACGCTGCCCGACCTGATTCCCGGCATCCGCAAGGACCTGCGCGACCTGTCGCGATCGGACCTGGCCGGCTTCGACGCTGTGTTTCATCTCGCGGCGTTGTCGAATGATCCGCTGGGCAACCTGGCGCGCGAGCTGACCTACGACATCAATTGGCGTGCTTCGGTGCGACTTGCCGAGCTGGCGAAGGCGGCGGGCGTGAAGCGCTTCGTTTTCTCGTCTTCGTGCAGCACGTACGGCGCGTCGGGCGACGAAATGCTCGACGAAACCGCGCCGCTCGCGCCGGTCACGGCCTACGCCGAGTCGAAGGTGTACGTGGAGCGCGACGTGGCCAAGCTGGCCGACGACAACTTCAGCCCCACCTACATGCGCAACGCCACCGCGTACGGCGCGTCGCCGCGGCTGCGGCTCGACCTGGTGCTGAATGACTTCGTTGCCGCTGCCTACACCACCGGAAAGATCTTCATCAAGAGCGACGGCTCGCCGTGGCGGCCCATCGTCCATATCCAGGACATCATCGGCGCCGCGATTGCCGTGCTGGCTGCGCCGCGCGAGGTCGTGCACAATCAGACGTTCAACGTCGGCCGCAGCGATGAGAACTACCGCATCCGGGAGCTGGCCGATATCGTTCTTCAAACCGTGCCCGGCTCGACCGTGGAATATGCCGCCGGCGGCGGCCCCGACAAGCGCTGCTACCGGGTGACATTCGCGAAGATCAACCGCATGGTGCCGGGCTTCGTTGCACAGTGGACGGCGCGCAAGGGCGCGCAGGAGCTCTACGACGCCTATCGCGCCGCCGGCCTCACGCGCGAAGAAGTTGCCGCCGGCCGCTACACGCGGCTGGTACAGATCCAGAAACTGATGAAATCCGAACAGCTCGATGCGTCACTGCGCTGGACGGCGGCTGCGGCCGCGCCGGCGGTGAGCTGA
- a CDS encoding lipopolysaccharide biosynthesis protein, whose protein sequence is MENLKQKTIKGALAKICSQGATFFLRVGSLMVMARLLEPRDFGLVGMVTAVIGVLNLFKDFGLSTASVQRTNVTEEQAATLFWINVAVGGALAMIAAAAAPVLATFYREPRLVPVTLVMASAFLFNAAGVQHSARLQREMRFVPISMIEGLSLLVSVIVGIAMAKVGYGYWSLVVTGVLTPLLSTLSLWTYTRWIPTRPHRRSGIRSMMRFGGTVTLNGIVVYCAYNMEKVLLGRFLGAETLGIYGRSYQLISIPNENLNSAVGGVTFSALSRVKDDPPRFRAYFLKAYSLLLALTIPTTTAFALFANEIIVVLLGQKWHESAPIFRLLAPTVLVFALINPLGWLLISLGKVGRSLKVALVLAPVVMAGYLSGLRYGPTGVAAGYSIAMALWTIPHMLWCLHGTPVSFGDLARTIVRPAASSMIAAGAALAVQLLLHSMAPLPRLVIGGLVLAGVYLLVLLLVMGQKAVYLDLISTLRKTAPVTSGAAASA, encoded by the coding sequence ATGGAAAACCTGAAGCAGAAGACGATCAAGGGAGCTCTGGCCAAAATCTGCTCCCAGGGCGCCACTTTCTTCCTGCGCGTCGGCTCGCTCATGGTGATGGCCCGCCTGCTCGAGCCGCGGGACTTCGGCCTGGTCGGCATGGTCACCGCTGTCATTGGTGTCCTGAACCTGTTCAAAGACTTTGGGCTCTCCACTGCTTCGGTGCAGCGCACCAACGTCACCGAAGAGCAGGCCGCGACGTTGTTCTGGATCAACGTGGCGGTAGGCGGAGCCCTGGCGATGATTGCGGCGGCGGCGGCGCCGGTGCTGGCGACGTTTTACCGCGAGCCCAGGTTGGTGCCGGTCACATTGGTCATGGCTTCGGCGTTCCTGTTCAATGCCGCCGGAGTGCAGCACTCGGCGCGCCTGCAACGCGAGATGCGTTTCGTTCCGATCTCCATGATCGAGGGGCTGTCGCTGCTGGTGAGCGTAATCGTCGGTATCGCGATGGCCAAGGTCGGGTATGGGTACTGGTCACTGGTTGTTACAGGGGTGCTTACTCCGCTTCTCTCCACGCTTTCACTCTGGACGTACACCCGCTGGATACCAACGCGCCCGCACCGCAGGTCTGGCATCCGTTCCATGATGCGCTTTGGCGGAACCGTGACCCTGAATGGCATCGTGGTCTATTGCGCATACAACATGGAAAAGGTCCTTCTCGGCCGGTTCCTGGGCGCTGAGACCTTGGGAATCTATGGCAGGTCGTATCAGCTGATCAGCATCCCGAACGAGAACCTGAACTCGGCGGTGGGCGGCGTGACCTTCTCGGCGCTGTCGCGCGTGAAGGACGATCCACCGCGCTTCCGCGCCTACTTCCTGAAGGCGTACTCGCTGCTGCTTGCGCTGACTATTCCCACGACGACTGCTTTTGCCCTGTTCGCCAATGAAATCATCGTGGTGCTGCTCGGGCAGAAGTGGCATGAGAGCGCGCCGATTTTTCGCCTGCTGGCGCCAACCGTGCTCGTATTCGCGCTTATCAATCCTCTGGGCTGGCTGCTCATTTCTCTCGGGAAGGTGGGCCGCAGTCTGAAGGTCGCGCTTGTTCTTGCGCCGGTCGTGATGGCCGGTTACCTCTCGGGCCTGCGCTATGGGCCCACGGGCGTCGCCGCCGGTTATTCGATCGCGATGGCCTTGTGGACGATCCCGCACATGCTCTGGTGCCTGCACGGCACGCCGGTATCGTTTGGTGATCTGGCCCGCACCATCGTTCGTCCGGCGGCCTCAAGCATGATCGCAGCCGGCGCCGCGCTTGCAGTCCAGTTGCTGCTCCACTCCATGGCGCCGCTGCCACGGTTGGTGATCGGCGGGCTCGTGCTTGCCGGTGTCTACCTTTTGGTCCTGCTGCTCGTGATGGGCCAGAAGGCTGTCTATCTCGACTTGATTTCAACTTTGCGGAAAACCGCTCCTGTCACGAGTGGTGCGGCAGCTTCGGCATAA
- a CDS encoding glycosyltransferase produces MISTKLYYLLKPLLPWHVRMYLRRLRARHRRSLFTGVWPIDPRAGVVPPGWPGWPEGKQFALILTHDVERRKGYERVERLAEIEARYGMRSSFNFVSEGDYRVSDQVCAALQRAGFEVGVHGLQHDDKLYSSKRNFAERAARIREYARRWNATGFRSPFMQHKLSWLHELGLEYDASTFDTDPFEPEPDAVGTIFPFWVPGRNGDGFVELPYTLAQDFTLFKVLGESTIDIWKHKLAWVAEHGGMALLNTHPDYMQMEGKQPSRDEYPVALYEEFLDHVRTRYEGRFWCAVPGDVARYYCSTLPTHQRNSRKKICMVSHSVYESDNRIRRYAEALAGRGDRVDIIALAGSDSMLDTTQLCGVNVHHIQFRKRNERSKWAYATQLLRFFWAAARKLRELHYHVGFDLIHVHNIPDFLVFAAWYPRLTGARLILDIHDVVPELFSNKFNVPQTNFYIRMLKAIEHASCAFVDHVIIANDLWFEKVVARSVPRAKCSVFLNHVDRTKFYRHTRKRNDGKFIVIFPGTFQWHQGLDIAVRAFARVREKVPNAEFHLYGGGGGGDRQAELQALARELGVGEYVKFFGSRPLEEIADVIANADLGVVPKRADSFGNEAYSTKIMEFMSQGIPVVASRTKIDQFYFDDSVVRFFPSGDDKAMADAMLEVIVNPAVRQSLIANGEEYVRHNSWEERKADYLNLVDRLTTEDFVGLRETAEAAAGASGDD; encoded by the coding sequence ATGATCAGCACCAAACTCTATTACCTGCTGAAGCCGCTGCTGCCGTGGCATGTGCGCATGTACTTGCGGCGCTTGCGGGCGCGCCACCGGCGGTCGCTCTTCACGGGCGTTTGGCCCATCGACCCTCGCGCCGGCGTTGTTCCGCCGGGTTGGCCCGGATGGCCGGAGGGGAAGCAGTTCGCGCTCATCCTGACGCACGACGTGGAGCGCCGCAAGGGTTACGAGCGCGTGGAGCGCCTCGCCGAGATCGAGGCGCGCTACGGGATGCGATCGTCGTTCAACTTCGTTTCCGAGGGCGACTACCGCGTGAGCGACCAGGTATGCGCGGCGCTCCAGCGGGCCGGATTCGAAGTTGGGGTGCACGGCCTCCAGCACGACGACAAGCTTTACAGCTCCAAGCGAAATTTTGCCGAGCGCGCGGCGCGCATTCGCGAGTACGCGCGCCGATGGAACGCCACCGGTTTTCGCTCACCGTTCATGCAGCACAAGCTCTCCTGGCTGCATGAGTTGGGCCTGGAGTACGACGCGTCTACTTTCGACACCGACCCGTTCGAGCCGGAACCGGACGCGGTCGGCACGATCTTTCCGTTCTGGGTGCCCGGCCGGAACGGCGACGGCTTTGTTGAGCTGCCCTACACCCTGGCCCAGGACTTCACGCTCTTCAAGGTGCTGGGCGAGTCCACCATCGACATCTGGAAGCACAAGCTGGCCTGGGTGGCCGAGCATGGCGGGATGGCGCTGCTCAACACGCATCCTGACTACATGCAGATGGAAGGGAAGCAGCCTTCGCGTGACGAGTATCCGGTTGCGCTCTACGAAGAGTTTCTGGATCACGTGCGCACACGGTACGAGGGCCGGTTTTGGTGCGCCGTGCCGGGCGACGTGGCGCGCTACTACTGTTCGACGCTTCCCACGCACCAGCGCAACTCACGCAAGAAGATCTGCATGGTGTCGCACAGCGTGTACGAGAGCGACAATCGCATTCGGCGCTACGCGGAAGCGCTGGCCGGCCGAGGTGACCGCGTCGACATCATTGCTCTAGCGGGCAGCGATTCGATGCTGGACACAACCCAGCTGTGCGGCGTGAACGTGCATCACATTCAATTTCGTAAACGGAACGAGCGCAGCAAATGGGCGTACGCCACGCAGCTGCTGCGTTTCTTCTGGGCGGCGGCGCGCAAGCTGCGCGAGCTGCATTATCACGTGGGTTTCGACCTGATCCACGTGCATAACATTCCGGATTTCCTGGTCTTTGCCGCATGGTATCCGCGCCTGACCGGCGCCAGGCTGATTCTCGACATTCACGACGTCGTTCCCGAGCTGTTCTCCAACAAGTTCAACGTGCCGCAAACGAACTTTTACATTCGCATGCTGAAGGCGATCGAGCACGCGTCGTGCGCGTTCGTGGACCACGTGATCATCGCCAACGATCTGTGGTTCGAGAAGGTGGTGGCGCGCTCAGTGCCGCGAGCGAAGTGCTCGGTCTTCCTGAACCACGTGGATCGCACCAAGTTTTACCGCCATACGCGCAAGCGCAACGACGGAAAGTTCATCGTGATCTTTCCCGGCACGTTTCAGTGGCACCAGGGACTCGATATCGCGGTCCGCGCCTTCGCTCGCGTCCGCGAAAAAGTGCCCAACGCGGAATTCCATTTGTACGGCGGCGGAGGTGGTGGCGATCGCCAGGCGGAACTTCAGGCGCTGGCAAGGGAGTTGGGCGTCGGCGAGTATGTGAAGTTTTTTGGCAGCCGCCCGCTGGAGGAGATTGCCGACGTCATCGCCAACGCCGATCTCGGCGTAGTGCCCAAGCGCGCCGACTCATTCGGCAATGAGGCATACAGCACCAAGATCATGGAATTCATGTCGCAGGGAATTCCGGTCGTGGCTTCGCGCACCAAGATCGATCAGTTCTACTTCGACGACTCGGTCGTCCGCTTTTTTCCTTCAGGCGACGACAAGGCAATGGCCGATGCGATGCTCGAAGTGATCGTGAATCCCGCTGTGCGCCAGAGTTTGATCGCTAACGGTGAAGAGTACGTGCGCCACAACAGCTGGGAAGAGCGGAAGGCCGACTATTTGAATCTGGTTGACCGCCTCACGACGGAAGACTTTGTCGGCCTGCGGGAAACGGCCGAAGCCGCCGCCGGCGCCAGCGGTGACGACTAG
- a CDS encoding glycosyltransferase family A protein, which yields MAEAPLVSAVIATYNRAYIVGEAIDSILAQTYPRVEVIVVDDGSKDGTPAVLSERYGDRIRLISQKNAGPAAARNRGVQEARGDIITFLDSDDLWLPTYIERQVSVLNRGGASMPCSLSNADLRIANESRGTAFQLARMFPAEREGIWLNPADVLASRYVMFNQMVAIRRQVLERIGGFDTTFKYGEDCDLELRLSLEGPWGFVRDPLVIYREGSANSFSQRAAKDEVVLKQCIVSMRERALTFIEGKPQFRACRKYMRWELSQMRLELTAARMAANPTWISGLTSKLLSLGVKLGKFLYRRSPWYPRMAVATLRPAI from the coding sequence ATGGCAGAAGCTCCGCTGGTCAGTGCTGTGATCGCCACCTATAACCGCGCCTACATTGTCGGCGAGGCGATTGACAGCATTCTGGCCCAGACCTATCCGCGCGTGGAAGTGATCGTTGTGGACGACGGGTCGAAAGACGGCACGCCGGCCGTGTTGAGCGAGCGATATGGCGACCGCATCCGGCTCATCTCGCAGAAGAACGCGGGCCCTGCCGCGGCACGTAACCGGGGTGTCCAGGAGGCGCGAGGCGACATCATCACGTTTCTCGACTCCGACGATCTGTGGCTGCCGACGTACATCGAACGGCAAGTATCCGTACTGAACCGCGGCGGCGCGTCCATGCCGTGCTCGCTGTCCAATGCCGACCTGCGCATCGCCAACGAGTCGCGTGGCACGGCATTTCAACTGGCGCGCATGTTTCCCGCGGAGCGTGAAGGCATTTGGCTCAACCCGGCTGACGTGCTCGCCAGCCGCTACGTGATGTTCAACCAGATGGTGGCCATCCGGCGCCAGGTGCTGGAGCGCATCGGCGGCTTCGATACCACGTTCAAATACGGCGAGGACTGTGATCTCGAACTCCGGTTGTCGCTGGAAGGGCCCTGGGGCTTCGTCCGCGATCCGCTGGTGATCTACCGTGAAGGTTCGGCCAACAGCTTCTCGCAGCGCGCCGCCAAAGACGAGGTCGTTCTCAAGCAATGCATCGTGAGTATGCGCGAACGCGCTCTCACTTTCATCGAAGGCAAGCCGCAATTTCGCGCTTGCCGCAAGTACATGCGGTGGGAGCTGAGCCAGATGCGCTTGGAGTTGACCGCCGCCCGGATGGCGGCCAATCCCACCTGGATCAGCGGCCTCACCAGCAAGCTCCTCAGTCTCGGCGTGAAGCTCGGCAAATTCCTGTACCGGCGCTCGCCGTGGTATCCCCGCATGGCGGTCGCCACGCTCCGACCGGCAATATGA
- a CDS encoding Gfo/Idh/MocA family oxidoreductase encodes MILVDSALQAREKEGRPIRVALIGAGFMSHGLANHIVNTTPGMRLVGIFNRKPERAVECCQYAGVRDVVQPRDQRELDLAIREGKTVATGDAFLLARSAEVDVLVDVTGSVEFGARVAFEAFKHRKDVVLMNAEIDATIGPIMQRYADKHGVIFSACDGDEPGVQINLYRWVKGLGLTPRVIGNIKGLQDPYRNPTTQKGFAEKWGQNPAMVTSFADGSKISFEQSIVANATGFVVRSRGMSRGMDYKDDVMKIGKLYDIDEVRRLGGVIDYVVGTPLTKVYVLAEHPDPKQQHYLSLYKMGDGPLYSFFTPYHLVHFEVPSAIARVALFRDHLARPLGGPVVEVCACAKRDLKAGEVLDDYGMYMTYGEAVNADEMCRERYLPEGLVEGCELKRDIPKDGVLTYDDVILPPNRLADQLRAEQYRVFRGETWLEERVTAGAHA; translated from the coding sequence ATGATTCTGGTCGACAGCGCACTCCAAGCCCGCGAAAAAGAAGGCCGTCCCATCCGCGTCGCCCTGATCGGGGCCGGCTTTATGTCGCATGGGCTGGCCAATCACATCGTCAACACCACGCCGGGCATGCGCCTGGTGGGAATTTTCAACCGCAAGCCGGAGCGCGCGGTGGAGTGCTGCCAGTACGCCGGTGTTCGCGACGTTGTCCAGCCGCGCGACCAGCGCGAACTCGATCTCGCCATCCGCGAAGGCAAGACCGTCGCCACCGGCGACGCGTTCCTGCTTGCCCGCTCGGCTGAAGTGGACGTTCTGGTCGACGTGACCGGATCGGTGGAGTTCGGCGCGCGCGTGGCGTTCGAAGCGTTCAAACACCGCAAAGACGTGGTCCTGATGAACGCCGAGATCGACGCCACCATCGGCCCGATCATGCAGAGGTATGCCGACAAGCACGGCGTCATCTTCTCCGCGTGCGATGGCGACGAGCCCGGCGTGCAGATCAACCTCTACCGCTGGGTGAAGGGCCTGGGCCTGACGCCGCGCGTAATCGGCAACATCAAGGGCCTGCAGGATCCCTATCGCAACCCGACCACGCAGAAGGGCTTCGCCGAGAAGTGGGGCCAGAACCCGGCCATGGTCACCAGCTTCGCCGACGGCTCCAAGATCAGCTTCGAGCAGTCGATCGTGGCCAACGCCACCGGCTTCGTAGTCCGTTCGCGCGGCATGTCGCGCGGCATGGACTACAAAGACGACGTGATGAAGATCGGCAAGCTCTACGACATCGATGAAGTTCGCCGGCTTGGCGGCGTCATTGATTATGTCGTCGGCACGCCCCTCACCAAGGTGTACGTGCTGGCCGAGCATCCCGATCCGAAACAGCAGCACTACCTGAGCCTGTACAAGATGGGCGATGGCCCGCTCTACTCGTTTTTCACTCCTTATCACCTCGTCCACTTCGAGGTGCCGAGCGCGATCGCGCGCGTGGCACTGTTCCGCGATCACCTGGCAAGGCCCCTGGGCGGGCCGGTGGTCGAGGTTTGCGCCTGCGCCAAGCGCGACCTCAAGGCCGGCGAAGTGCTCGACGACTACGGCATGTACATGACGTACGGCGAAGCGGTGAATGCCGACGAGATGTGCCGCGAACGCTATCTGCCCGAGGGCCTGGTGGAAGGCTGCGAGCTCAAGCGCGACATTCCGAAAGACGGCGTCCTGACCTACGACGACGTGATCCTGCCACCCAATCGGCTGGCGGATCAGTTGCGCGCCGAGCAGTATCGCGTGTTCCGCGGCGAGACGTGGCTGGAAGAGCGGGTCACCGCGGGCGCGCACGCTTAA
- a CDS encoding DUF4038 domain-containing protein, which translates to MKLLRATAGVAGVAAGLWLMLTMAACRSRPPVRISFVQSAPSVEAYDFVEVAASVGWPRSGNPFTDAEFSGWFERADGTGRVHVDGFCDSDDGSIFRVRFMPPVPGEYRYSVQYRQGGAAADFSGTFRAVDGHRRGPVRVDSRYPWHFVWEGTGEHYFFNGTTAYWLIGWTDDHVIESSLERLHTLKVNRVRVTVAGRTDRFFGEPVMVGKNWTVFLTPWPAKEPEDTFHPSFDFSRFYVPHWQKLERALRFARERDMVISLVLDMNDSRTHPAADSEDERRFIRYAVARLSAFSNVTWDLGDDLDTYRSESWTHRTGEFVYKLDPYHHLATSHPVNPVHQDRMAEWFGFTSFQEWSRRQHVFMLAERKRQQELGRIIPQTNEEYGYEDHYPTWSAGLGSDSADALRRTAWDIAMAGGYQTTGETARRGTNILPDTGGGWMNGRGDDTMTMLRGYSYMVDFFTSFDWWKADPHDELVNPGNYCLAEPGSTYAVYLPHGGRVTVRLGSGAYAAEWFDPATGNRTDLPPARGPIWISPVAPDQNDWALLLRRKSVH; encoded by the coding sequence TTGAAGCTGCTTCGAGCTACAGCAGGCGTCGCCGGCGTTGCGGCGGGGCTGTGGCTGATGCTTACGATGGCTGCTTGCCGCAGCCGGCCGCCCGTCAGGATTTCGTTCGTCCAATCGGCCCCGAGCGTCGAGGCTTACGATTTCGTCGAAGTCGCCGCCAGCGTCGGGTGGCCCCGCTCGGGGAACCCGTTCACCGATGCGGAGTTCAGCGGATGGTTTGAGCGCGCCGACGGCACCGGCCGAGTGCACGTTGACGGTTTCTGTGACTCCGACGACGGCAGCATCTTTCGCGTTCGCTTCATGCCGCCGGTCCCGGGTGAGTATCGGTACTCGGTGCAGTATCGCCAGGGCGGCGCAGCGGCCGATTTCAGCGGCACTTTTCGGGCGGTGGACGGCCATCGGCGCGGGCCGGTTCGCGTCGACTCGCGTTATCCCTGGCACTTCGTCTGGGAGGGGACCGGCGAGCACTACTTCTTCAACGGCACGACGGCGTACTGGTTGATTGGGTGGACCGACGACCACGTTATCGAATCGAGCCTGGAGCGGCTTCACACTCTCAAGGTCAACCGCGTCCGCGTGACAGTCGCCGGCCGCACTGACAGGTTTTTCGGCGAACCGGTCATGGTAGGGAAGAACTGGACGGTGTTCCTCACTCCCTGGCCCGCGAAGGAGCCGGAAGATACGTTTCACCCCAGTTTCGACTTCAGCCGCTTTTACGTGCCGCATTGGCAGAAGCTGGAGCGGGCGCTGCGCTTCGCCCGTGAGCGCGACATGGTCATCTCGCTCGTCCTCGACATGAACGACAGCCGGACCCATCCCGCCGCCGATAGCGAAGACGAGCGCCGCTTCATTCGCTACGCCGTCGCCCGGCTTTCCGCGTTTTCGAACGTTACCTGGGACCTTGGCGATGACCTCGACACCTATCGGAGCGAGTCCTGGACGCACCGCACCGGCGAGTTCGTATACAAGCTCGATCCATATCATCACCTCGCGACCAGTCATCCCGTGAATCCCGTGCATCAGGACCGCATGGCGGAGTGGTTCGGCTTTACTTCATTCCAGGAGTGGTCACGGCGGCAGCACGTCTTTATGCTCGCTGAACGAAAACGCCAGCAGGAGTTGGGAAGAATCATTCCTCAGACCAATGAAGAATACGGATACGAGGACCACTACCCGACTTGGTCGGCTGGCCTCGGCTCCGACAGCGCCGACGCTTTGCGGCGAACTGCCTGGGACATAGCGATGGCAGGCGGCTATCAGACCACGGGAGAAACCGCCCGCCGGGGCACCAACATTCTTCCCGATACCGGCGGCGGGTGGATGAACGGCCGCGGCGATGACACGATGACCATGCTGCGCGGCTACTCCTACATGGTCGATTTCTTTACCAGCTTCGACTGGTGGAAGGCCGATCCGCACGATGAGCTGGTGAATCCGGGAAACTACTGCCTTGCCGAGCCGGGATCGACCTATGCTGTTTACCTGCCGCATGGTGGCCGGGTCACCGTACGCCTCGGAAGCGGCGCGTACGCCGCCGAGTGGTTCGATCCGGCCACCGGAAATCGAACTGATCTGCCGCCGGCGCGCGGTCCGATCTGGATTTCGCCGGTTGCGCCGGATCAGAACGACTGGGCCCTGCTGTTGCGCAGAAAGAGCGTCCATTGA